AGTGCCTGGCCCTCCGCGAGCTGGGGAAGCGACACGTTCTGCTCGGCATCGCCGCGCTTCTCATCGCGTCCCTCTTCGTAGGCGAGCAGGAAGCCCGGGAAGGTGATCACGGTACCGCTGGCGGTGAACTCGAGCGGGATGGGGGCGTTTGCGCCGTCCTCTGCCACGGTTGCGCCGACGGTGACGGTGTCGGTCGATCCCTTGGCATCGGCCATCTGGCTCGCGACCGTGCGCTTCCAGATCAGCTCGTACAGCGCGAACTCCCCCTGCGTGAGCTTGCCCTTCAGTGAGCTCGGGCGCTGGAAGGTGTCACCCGCGGGACGAATCGCCTCGTGCGCCTCCTGCGCGCCCTTCGACTTGCCCTTGAACACGCGGGGCTTCTCGGGCACCGTCTGGGCTCCGTAGAGCTCTGCGGCCTGTTTGCGCGCGGCCTGGATCGCCTGACTCGACAGGGTCGGCGAATCAGTACGCATATAAGTGATGTAGCCGTTCTCGTACAGCGACTGCGCGAACGACATGGTCTGGCGCGAGCTGTACCGCAGTTTGCGAGACGCCTCCTGCTGCAGCGTGGAGGTGGTGAACGGTGCGGCAGGCCGGCGGGTGTGCGGCTTCGTCTCGACCGAGATGACGGTGGCCGGTACCTCCTCGGCGAGCAGCTGCGCCAGGCGTTCGGCTCGCTGCTGCCCGAGACCGATCACACCGGCCTTCGCCGCCTTCGCCGTGAGCTCGCCGTCGTCGCCGAAGTCGCCGCCCGTCGCGAGGCGGTTCTCGCCGAGACGCACGAGTCTGGCCTCGAAGTCGGTGGTGTCCTGCGCGTCCGCGCCCGGGCGGAACGTCGCGGTCAGGCCCCAGTACTCTGCGGCGCGGAACGCCTGCCGCTCGCGCTCGCGGTCGACCACGAGGCGCGTGGCGGCGGACTGCACGCGGCCCGCCGAGAGCTTCGGGGCGACTTTGCGCCACAGCACCGGCGAGATGTCGTAGCCGTACAGACGGTCGAGGATGCGGCGGGTCTCCTGCGCATCCACGAGCGAGGTGTCGAGGTCGCGGGTGTTCTGCTTCGCCTGCTCGATCGCCTCCCGCGTGATCTCGTGGAACACCATTCGCCGCACCGGCACCTTGGGCTTCAGCACCTCGAGCAGGTGCCAGGCGATGGCTTCTCCCTCGCGGTCCTCATCAGTGGCGAGCCAGAGTTCGTCGGCTCCCTTGAGGGCACGCTTGAGCTCGGAGACCGTCTTCTTCTTGTTGTCGTTGACGACGTAGTAGGGCGCGAAGTCGTTCTCGACGTCGACGGCGAACTTGCCGAAGGGCCCCTTCTTCAGCTCGCTCGGAAGCTCCGAAGGCTCGGCGAGGTCGCGAATGTGCCCGACCGATGCGATGACCTCGTAATCGTCGCCGAGATAGGCACCGATCGTGCGCGCCTTGGTCGGCGACTCGACGATCACGAGTTTCTTCGTACCCTCCACGGGGCTCCTTCGTTGCTTCGAACTCACAGACGGCGGGATCGCACTCCTACCGATCGCCCGCCTTGCACCGCCACGCGGTTCTGCACCGACACGATACACACTCTCGTGCAAGAAACCCTCATCGGGGTTCTCCGGCGATCCTCTATTCATATCACCGCTCATCGCCCCTCCGTGCCACTCTTCGCCCGCCACCCCTCCTCAGGGGCGTCCGAGGTATTCGAACGGGTCTATGTCGGGGTACGCGTTCGAGGGCGTCGTCGAGAGGGTGAAGTGGGTGTGCGGGCCGGAGGTGCAGCCGCTCATCCCCGCACTCGCCACGCGCTGCCCCGCTCTCACACGCGCGCCGGGTGTCACCCCGAGCTGCTGGGATGAACCGGGCGCCACGTGGTTGTGAGAGCTGTAGATCACCCGGCCCTCGAACTCATGGCGGATGAGCACGGTGTGATTCGTACCGCGCCACCACTCGGGACGCGCCAGGCAAGCCGCGGGCACCCCGCCTCCGTCGGGCCCCGCGCGCACGACCGTACCCTCGTAGGGAGCGTAGAGCGCGCCGTCAGGGGTGACCGCGAGATCGATCGAGAATCCGTCGTGGAACCCCTGTGAGAGCGCTCGACGATCCGACGGCCAGGCCCAACCGTTCGCGCCGACCACGCCGTCGGGCGCGCCCGATGCTCCCGGTACCCCCGGTACCGATCCGGCACGCGCACGGGCGACAGCGCCGCCGAGCGGTGCCCCGATCCGCACCTCCACCCTCGCCTCTGCTCGCGGAGCCGATACCTCGCAGAGCGTCAGCTCGCCCCGCACCTCCGCGGCCACCGTTGCTGCAAGGGCGCACGGCTCGCCCTCCGCCCAACCGGAGACGGCGTCGGCTGCGGCGAGCGCCGCTGCGTCCGCGGCCCCCGCCGCCCGATGGCCGGCTTCGAGTTGAGCGCTGGCCGCGATCACCGGCAACCCGATGCAGAAGGCTGCCGCGGCGCACGCGAGCAGAGACGGAGCGCTCATGGCCCCACCCCGTGCTCACCGCTCACGGCGGCGCACGCCCGGCTCTCGATACTGATCGCCGACAGCAGCCCTCCTCCCGGCCGCGAACCGAGCGTGACGCAGTGCAGCGGCCCACTGCGCTCCCGGTGCACCGAGGTCTCCGATCCGCTTTCCTGGAGCCTCGCCCGCGCTCGGTCCTCATCACCCCGGGCTTCGAGCCTGGCCACCTCGGCAGCCGTCGTCACCAGGGTGATGCGCTGAGCCGCGATGAAGATCCCGCCGATGGCGAGTCCCAGCACCACGAGCACCGCCGGCATCACGATCGCGAACTCCGCGGTGACCGTGCCCCGCTCATCGCGCCCGAACGCATCGAGGATGGCTCGAGCGGGCGCGCACCGATTCCCGCGTGGGCAGCCGGCGCGGAAGCCGAGACCGCTGCGGCCACCACGGTCGCGGAGGCCCCCGCAATCGCTGCGGCCCCCGCGGCCACTGCGGCCCCGACCGCCACCGCGGCTACCGCGATCATCCGCCCGTGCCCAGCGCATTCTGCACCAGTTCTACGAGCATGCTGCGTATCTCGTTGGATCGCATGATCGCGACGAGCAGCCCGGCGAAGGCTACCGCGGCCATGATCACAACCGCATACTCCGCGGTGATCGCGCCGCGCTCGTCGTCGAGCAGTTGTCGAGCACGCGCGAGGCCGGGGCCTCGCGCGCCGGCACCTGCATCGGTGAACGGGATCGGATCCGGGGCCGGGTGCGGCGTCCGCGCCGATCTCCGTGGGCGGGCAGATGCCGAGCGGCGCTTCGCCACCCTGGTTCCGCGGTCCGAGGCGAGTTCGAGTCTGGTATTCATGGGTTCTCCCTTGGTGGTGTGTTTCGGACGTTTTCTCGGCGGTGTTCCGCCCCGGCTGTCGCCGGTCACCCCATCCTGAGGGGGCGCAGAGACCCGGTTGGAGCAAAACGGGGGATCCGTGGATAAGTCGTGCGAGTTCGCGGAAATCCACGGTTTGTGAGCGAAGTGCCTCGCGCGTCTCACACCCCCAGCATCGCTATCAGCACGGGAACGACGCCGAGCACGATGAAGGCTGGGAGCACGCACACTCCCAGCGGCACGAGCACCCGCACGCCGAGTTTCTCGGCGGCCCGCTCGAGCTCCGCGTGCGACCGCATGCGCGCGGCACCGGCTTCCTCTAGCAGGAGGGGCCGCAGGGGCGTGCCGGTGCCGGAGGAGACATCCAAGGTTCTCGCCAGCAGCCCCGAACTCTCGAAAGCCGCGAACGGCACCCACTCCGCGCCCAGCGAGTCGACGGCGTCGACGGTGCGGAGTCGCGCCGTCGCGGGAGGCGCGCCGCCCCCGAGCGCGATCCAGACGAGTTCGAGTTCGATCCCGCCGACGCGGTCCTCACGCGCGACGCTCCGGTGCAGGCTCCGACTCCAGGCGACCCCGGCTGCGAGCAGAACGGCCCCCGAGCCGAGCAGCGCCGCCCCGATCGGGCTCAGCAGCACCGGCAGCGGGTCGAATCCCAGCAGCGAGCCGAGCAGCAGTGCCAGGGGCGGTAGGGACGACACGAGCCTCACCGTCGCTCTCGGCCCGGCGAGCAGCACCTCTCGGCGCTCCCGCAAGCGCTCCAACTCCCGCAGCGCCGATCCGATCCGGTGCAGCGCGGGAGTCAGCGGCGCCCCGCTCTGCTCGGCGAGACGCCACGCGACGGCGAGGATCCGCCACTCCGGGTCAGCGCAGGCGGCGAGCGCCTCCGGCGGCGACAGGCCCCCGGCGATACGGTCCGCGATCCCGGCCTCGCGGTCTGCGCCGGTCTCCGCGGTGGCCCGCGCCAGAGCCCGGCTCGGGGACACCCCGCCCCGCAGCATCGACGAGCAGCGCAGAGCGACCTCGGCGGCGGAGGCATTCGTCGGCGACGTCGCCGCCCCAGCGTCGCCGATGCCCGTACCGCCGCTCCCCCTCCGCGTCGGCGCGCGCAGCGATCGAGACGATCGCAGCAGCGCCGGTAGCCCCAGCAGCACCCGCCGCACCATCAGCAGCGGCTCCCGTCTCCGCTCCGGGTTCACGGCCGCACCTCTTCGATTCCGAGCAGCCCCGCGCCGTCGAGCACGAGTTTGCCGACGCCTGCCACCCGGTGCCCCGTTCGCGCCCGCTCCAGATGGATGACCCCGTGCAGTGCCGAGACCGCCTGACGCGCGAGCGCGCGCGGCTCGAGCCCGGCGAGCGCGCCGAGCGCCTCGAGCCTGGCCGGAACATGCGTGATCCGGCTCGCGTGCAGTGTGCCCGCGCTGCCGTCATGACCCGTGTTGAGCGCGGAGAGCAGCGTCGCGACTTCAGCGCCTCTGCACTCGCCGAGCACGATCCTGTCGGGCCGCATGCGCAGCGCCTCCCGCAGCAGCCGGTCGAGGGTCACCTCCCCCACTCCCTCGGCGCTCGATTGCCGCGTCTCCAGGGAGAGCGCGTGCGGGTGCCGCAGCCGCAGTTCGGCGACGTCCTCGATCACCAGGATCCGCTCTCGCGGGTCGGCGAGATCCATGAGCGCGGCCAGCACCGCGGTCTTGCCGCTCCCGGTGCCTCCCGTGACCAGCAGGTTGCGACGAGCCGCCACGGCGTCGCGGAGCGCGGCCCCCATGACCGGATCGCAGAGCCCGCGGCGTACCAGCGCGTCGAAACTCAGGGGGCCGATCCTGGGCACCCTGATCGAGACCGCTGCCCCCTCCACCGCGACCGGCGGCAGCACCGCGTGCACTCGGATCCCGTCGCCGAGCCGCACGTCGGCGCAGGGATTCAGCTCGTCGATGTGGCGCCCGCCCGCGGCGATCAGCTCGGTGGCCAGACGCCCCACGGCGGCGGCATCCGCGTGCCAGCCGGTGACGGCCTCCAGCCTGCCGCTCCGATCGACCCAGAGCTGTCCCCGTCCGCCGCGCACCTGCACCAGCACATCTCTCAGCTCGGGGTCGTCGAGCAGCGGAAGTAGGCCGCCGAGCGCGCGTTTCGCCGCGATCCCGAGCCCGCCGGTACGGGCGGGCGGGGCACGGAGCGCGGGGGCGGGATCAGCGGTCATGCCCCAAGAAAAGCAGCCCTCAGGCGCCGTCGCGGCCGATTCGCTCCGATTGTGGACAAGTCAGTCGCATTCGCTCGATTCGCCTCGTTGTGAGCGGAGTATGGGGCAGATACGGAGCAGCAGAGCGAACAGATCGCGGGAGCACGAGGGCCCCGAAACGGTATAGCCTGAAACTGCAATAATCGCGTGCTTCGCGGGTTCGACCGCCAGAGTCGCTCCCGCGAGCGCTACACCGGCAACAACGGATAAGGGCGTCCATGACTGACCAGAACGGCACCATCGAAAGTCACCCGCTGCAGCATCGCGAGGAGGTGGAGGTATACCCGCCGACACCCGAGTTCCGCGCGCAGGCGAACGTGAACGATCCGTCGACGTACTGGCGGGCGGCGGAAGATCCCGAAGCCTACTGGGCGGAACGCGCGCGGCAGCTCAAGTGGACCAAACCGTTCACCGAGACCCTGGACTGGTCGAACCCGCCGTTCGCGAAGTGGTTCGCCGACGGCGAGCTGAACGTGGCTGCGAACTGCCTGGATCGCCACGTCGCAGCGGGCCTCGGGGAACGCGTGGCGATCCACTTCGAGGGCGAACCGGGCGATACGCGCACGCTGACCTACGCCGAACTGACCTATGAGGTGAAGCGGGCCGCGAACATGCTCACGAGCCTCGGCGTCTCGGCGGGCGACCGTGTCGCGATCTACATGCCGATGATCCCCGAGACCGTGATCGCGATGCTCGCGGTGGCCCGGCTCGGAGCGGCGCACTCCGTCGTGTTCGGAGGTTTCAGCGCCGAGAGCCTGCGCGCCCGCATCGACGACGCACAGGCCGAGCTCGTCATCACCGCTGACGGGGGCTATCGGAAGGGCCGCGTCTCGGCGCTCAAGCCCACGGTCGACGACGCGCTCGCCCTCGACACCGGCACGCCGCTCTCGGTCGAGCGCGTGCTCGTGGTGCAGCGCGGCGGCAACGACGTGGCGATGCAGCAGGGGCGCGACCTGTGGTGGCACGAGGAGATCACCTCGTTCGACGGCCAGCACGAGGCCAAGGGATTCCCCGCCGAGAACCCGCTGTTCATCCTCTACACTTCCGGCACGACCGGCAGGCCGAAGGGCATCCTGCACACCTCCGCGGGCTACCTGACGCAGGCGTCGGCCACGCACAGCGACGTGTTCGATCTCAAGCCCGAGACCGATGTCTACTGGTGCACCGCCGATGTGGGCTGGATCACCGGTCACAGCTACGTCGTCTACGGTCCGCTCGCGAACGGCGCCACCCAGGTCATGTACGAGGGCACTCCCGAGACGCCCGACTGGGGTCGCTGGTGGTCGATCATCCAGAAGTACGGCGTCACGATCTTCTACACCGCCCCGACCGCGATCCGAGCCTGCATGAAGGTCGGACGTCAGGTGCCCGAGCAGTACGACCTGTCGTCGATCCGCGTGCTCGGCAGCGTCGGAGAGCCGATCAACCCCGAGGCGTGGCGCTGGTACCGCGAGGTGATCGGCGGAGGGCAGGCCCCCATCGTCGACACCTGGTGGCAGACGGAGACCGGCGCGATCATGATCGCCCCGATGCCGGGACTCACCGGTTTGAAGCCGGGCAGTGCGCAGGTGCCGCAGCCGGGGATCACCGCCGCCGTCGTCAACGAGCAGGGCGAGCAGGTGGATCACGGCCAGGGCGGTCTGCTCGTGGTGCAGCGTCCGTGGCCGTCGATGGTGCGCACCATCTGGGGAGACGATCAGCGGTTCATCGACACTTACTGGTCGAAGTTCGACGGCCAGTACTTCGCGGGCGACGGCGCTCGCTACGATGACGACGGCGACATCTGGCTGCTGGGCCGGGTCGACGACGTGATGAACGTCTCGGGCCACCGGCTCTCGACCGCGGAGATCGAGTCCGCGCTCGTCGAGCACCACGCGGTCGCCGAATCCGCGGTCGTCGGCGCCGACGACGAGACGACCGGGCAGGCGGTCGTGGCGTTCGTGATCCTGAAATCGCAGCAGACCCTGCTCACCCCCGAGGAGGCCGAGACCGCCCTCAAGAAGCACGTCGCCGAGCAGATCGGCGCCATCGCCCGCCCGAGGCAGATCTTCGTGGTCACCGAGCTGCCCAAGACGCGCTCGGGCAAGATCATGCGCCGCCTCCTCAAGGATGCGGCCGAGGGCAAGGAGATCGGCGACACCACCACGCTCGCCGACACCTCTGTCATGCAGACGATCTCGGCCCGCGTTCGCAGCGAGAGGGGCTAGGAGCAGCGCTCGTAGGCGCACCGACTACGAGCGCTGCTCCCGGAGCGAGCCGGCGAAGAGCCGTCGCCCGCGAACGAGACGAGGGGCGGATCCGCGCAGTGCGGATCCGCCCCTCGAGCGTTCAAGCGCGAGTCGCTCAGTCCTCGACCTTGAACACGAACTCGATCTCGACCGGGGCGTCGAGCGGCAGCACGGAGACGCCCACCGCCGAACGCACGTGGATGCCGAGGTCGCCGAAGACGCGGCCGAGGAACACCGAGGCGCCGTTGGCGACGCCCG
This DNA window, taken from Leucobacter tenebrionis, encodes the following:
- the topA gene encoding type I DNA topoisomerase encodes the protein MEGTKKLVIVESPTKARTIGAYLGDDYEVIASVGHIRDLAEPSELPSELKKGPFGKFAVDVENDFAPYYVVNDNKKKTVSELKRALKGADELWLATDEDREGEAIAWHLLEVLKPKVPVRRMVFHEITREAIEQAKQNTRDLDTSLVDAQETRRILDRLYGYDISPVLWRKVAPKLSAGRVQSAATRLVVDRERERQAFRAAEYWGLTATFRPGADAQDTTDFEARLVRLGENRLATGGDFGDDGELTAKAAKAGVIGLGQQRAERLAQLLAEEVPATVISVETKPHTRRPAAPFTTSTLQQEASRKLRYSSRQTMSFAQSLYENGYITYMRTDSPTLSSQAIQAARKQAAELYGAQTVPEKPRVFKGKSKGAQEAHEAIRPAGDTFQRPSSLKGKLTQGEFALYELIWKRTVASQMADAKGSTDTVTVGATVAEDGANAPIPLEFTASGTVITFPGFLLAYEEGRDEKRGDAEQNVSLPQLAEGQALGVADPEAKGHETSPPPRYTEASLTKRLEELGIGRPSTYAAIISTIMDRGYVAKKGQALVPSWIAFSVVRLLEEHFSELVDYDFTAEMENDLDRIAAGDEARGKWLGDFYFGTDNHPGLRGVVDNLGEIDARAINTIKIDDQISLRNGKYGPYLEVFDEKCEVGEDGVLKPRSVNIPDGMAPDELTPEKAHELAEAEPAEDRVVGLHPQTGKRVVAKNGRFGPYVTELPDEGEELPKGQKPRTASLFKTMDPATIDLDTAVALLDLPRVVGQDPESGAEITAQNGRYGPYLKKGTDTRSLPSEDAIFSIDLAGAQELFSQPKYGARKASSALKEFDADPVSGKPIKVRDGRFGPYVTDGETNATIPRGDSVEDITFERAVELLAIKRAKGPAKKKAPARKTAAKKTAASSAKSTTAKKTATKPAAKKSTAKKAVDPARSAAAKKAAETRKANAARKAAEAAEAAGE
- a CDS encoding M23 family metallopeptidase, which translates into the protein MSAPSLLACAAAAFCIGLPVIAASAQLEAGHRAAGAADAAALAAADAVSGWAEGEPCALAATVAAEVRGELTLCEVSAPRAEARVEVRIGAPLGGAVARARAGSVPGVPGASGAPDGVVGANGWAWPSDRRALSQGFHDGFSIDLAVTPDGALYAPYEGTVVRAGPDGGGVPAACLARPEWWRGTNHTVLIRHEFEGRVIYSSHNHVAPGSSQQLGVTPGARVRAGQRVASAGMSGCTSGPHTHFTLSTTPSNAYPDIDPFEYLGRP
- a CDS encoding TadE family type IV pilus minor pilin — its product is MLDAFGRDERGTVTAEFAIVMPAVLVVLGLAIGGIFIAAQRITLVTTAAEVARLEARGDEDRARARLQESGSETSVHRERSGPLHCVTLGSRPGGGLLSAISIESRACAAVSGEHGVGP
- a CDS encoding DUF4244 domain-containing protein gives rise to the protein MNTRLELASDRGTRVAKRRSASARPRRSARTPHPAPDPIPFTDAGAGARGPGLARARQLLDDERGAITAEYAVVIMAAVAFAGLLVAIMRSNEIRSMLVELVQNALGTGG
- a CDS encoding type II secretion system F family protein, coding for MNPERRREPLLMVRRVLLGLPALLRSSRSLRAPTRRGSGGTGIGDAGAATSPTNASAAEVALRCSSMLRGGVSPSRALARATAETGADREAGIADRIAGGLSPPEALAACADPEWRILAVAWRLAEQSGAPLTPALHRIGSALRELERLRERREVLLAGPRATVRLVSSLPPLALLLGSLLGFDPLPVLLSPIGAALLGSGAVLLAAGVAWSRSLHRSVAREDRVGGIELELVWIALGGGAPPATARLRTVDAVDSLGAEWVPFAAFESSGLLARTLDVSSGTGTPLRPLLLEEAGAARMRSHAELERAAEKLGVRVLVPLGVCVLPAFIVLGVVPVLIAMLGV
- a CDS encoding CpaF family protein gives rise to the protein MTADPAPALRAPPARTGGLGIAAKRALGGLLPLLDDPELRDVLVQVRGGRGQLWVDRSGRLEAVTGWHADAAAVGRLATELIAAGGRHIDELNPCADVRLGDGIRVHAVLPPVAVEGAAVSIRVPRIGPLSFDALVRRGLCDPVMGAALRDAVAARRNLLVTGGTGSGKTAVLAALMDLADPRERILVIEDVAELRLRHPHALSLETRQSSAEGVGEVTLDRLLREALRMRPDRIVLGECRGAEVATLLSALNTGHDGSAGTLHASRITHVPARLEALGALAGLEPRALARQAVSALHGVIHLERARTGHRVAGVGKLVLDGAGLLGIEEVRP
- the acs gene encoding acetate--CoA ligase, whose amino-acid sequence is MTDQNGTIESHPLQHREEVEVYPPTPEFRAQANVNDPSTYWRAAEDPEAYWAERARQLKWTKPFTETLDWSNPPFAKWFADGELNVAANCLDRHVAAGLGERVAIHFEGEPGDTRTLTYAELTYEVKRAANMLTSLGVSAGDRVAIYMPMIPETVIAMLAVARLGAAHSVVFGGFSAESLRARIDDAQAELVITADGGYRKGRVSALKPTVDDALALDTGTPLSVERVLVVQRGGNDVAMQQGRDLWWHEEITSFDGQHEAKGFPAENPLFILYTSGTTGRPKGILHTSAGYLTQASATHSDVFDLKPETDVYWCTADVGWITGHSYVVYGPLANGATQVMYEGTPETPDWGRWWSIIQKYGVTIFYTAPTAIRACMKVGRQVPEQYDLSSIRVLGSVGEPINPEAWRWYREVIGGGQAPIVDTWWQTETGAIMIAPMPGLTGLKPGSAQVPQPGITAAVVNEQGEQVDHGQGGLLVVQRPWPSMVRTIWGDDQRFIDTYWSKFDGQYFAGDGARYDDDGDIWLLGRVDDVMNVSGHRLSTAEIESALVEHHAVAESAVVGADDETTGQAVVAFVILKSQQTLLTPEEAETALKKHVAEQIGAIARPRQIFVVTELPKTRSGKIMRRLLKDAAEGKEIGDTTTLADTSVMQTISARVRSERG